A genomic region of Nymphaea colorata isolate Beijing-Zhang1983 chromosome 2, ASM883128v2, whole genome shotgun sequence contains the following coding sequences:
- the LOC116249252 gene encoding LOW QUALITY PROTEIN: zinc finger protein VAR3, chloroplastic-like (The sequence of the model RefSeq protein was modified relative to this genomic sequence to represent the inferred CDS: deleted 1 base in 1 codon) yields the protein MKRLNLMNDVKAQRSFSKVSQLNDASDFSSAVADDDFPEIMPLRKGVNRFMVSTRKTPLERRLANAQYRRNLRNGGFAEENIHQNDGSVGKILDKILGPSSPSPSPYESRSRLAEVGNDCGHLPFTPLPNEPMNASPKSNLEVADQNRDGIPVGGIDDVSARGNVGARGHFDASSGSGELSGKVESESSDSSERWFKKVAELHDVSDLASAIPDDEFPEIMPLRKGENRFVISKKKDHSLTSPQTKYKRRIAMEQANNSNFVPFVPFPPD from the exons ATGAAACGACTCAATCTCATGAATGATGTGAAAGCACAGAGGTCGTTTAGTAAGGTTTCGCAACTGAATGATGCTTCAGATTTTAGTAGCGCAGTTGCTGATGATGATTTCCCTGAGATCATGCCTTTGAGGAAAGGGGTGAACAGGTTTATGGTTAGCACTAGAAAAACACCACTTGAAAGAAGGCTGGCAAATGCTCAATACAGGAGGAACCTGCGTAATGGTGGCTTTGCTGAAGAAAACATACATCAGAATGATGGGTCTGTGGGGAAAATTCTGGACAAAATTCTTGGACCATCCTCTCCATCACCATCACCATATGAATCTAGGAGTAGGTTGGCTGAGGTGGGAAATGATTGTGGGCATCTTCCCTTTACACCTCTTCCTAATGAACCAATGAATGCTTCTCCTAAGTCTAACCTGGAAGTAGCTGATCAAAACAGAGATGGCATTCCAGTTGGTGGGATAGATGATGTTTCTGCCCGTGGAAATGTGGGAGCGAGAGGTCACTTTGATGCATCATCTGGATCAGGGGAACTGTCTGGGAAGGTTGAGTCTGAGTCATCTGATTCATCGGAGAGGTGGTTCAAGAAAGTTGCGGAGCTGCATGATGTTAGCGACTTGGCCAGTGCAATTCCAGATGATGAATTTCCAGAGATAATGCCACTTAGGAAAGGGGAGAACCGTTTTGTTATTAGTAAGAAAAAGGATCATTCGTTGACATCCCCACAG ACAAAGTACAAACGGCGGATTGCAATGGAGCAAGCCAACAACTCTAACTTTGTTCCATTTGTTCCATTTCCACCGGACTAG
- the LOC116247741 gene encoding leucine-rich repeat extensin-like protein 3 — protein sequence MNSSQFMDKQIMGLSGSQKDDFFELLKPSDEQNGTKKDEIMPSYDFQPIRPIATGSPNADGETRVWSSADSKPSSSRNYVSLEPGEPMKASQEREKEVYNKATISEIDRTMKKHADNLLHALESISARLTQLESRTRHLEVSVDELKVSVGNHHGTTDGRLRQLEIILREISTGVQVLRDKQEIAEAQSQLAKLQLPKSESQAPETPKSSHSEVVQQPSVAPPAPQVLQAPAQPLLPALPPPPNAPPPPLPQPPPLLPQPLPPPSQPAPSQVPPIQPPFYPPPPPPPPPAPPAEPPHSQYQLPPQPQELPQQQYQLPPQQPGLPPQHYQMPPQMMPTPPPSGNPQYPQQPPHQPSPPSLGPPPPPPPQHPEETVPYMPPPSYPPASRQQTVMPPPPAVPPSSQPFYGPSHMYEPPPTRTSSGQMPYPSGYGPPAGPNLSDSYGYSGSPSRYDGPPMKPSHPPSAPSGGSGYPRLPTAQVLPHALPTASSVGSSPSSGPGNRVPIDDVVDRVTAMGFSRDQVRATVRKLTENGQSVDLNVVLDKLMNDGEIQPQRGWFGR from the exons ATGAATTCGTCGCAGTTTATGGATAAACAGATCATGGGTCTCTCAGGATCGCAGAAGGACGATTTCTTCGAGCTGTTGAAGCCATCGGATGAGCAGAACGGCACGAAGAAGGATGAGATTATGCCCAGCTACGACTTTCAGCCGATTCGACCGATCGCAACGGGTTCCCCAAATGCCGATGGCGAAACTAGGGTTTGGTCCTCGGCGGATTCGAAGCCCTCGTCCTCTAGA AATTATGTCTCACTGGAACCTGGTGAACCTATGAAAGCTTCTCAAGAACGGGAAAAGGAAGTTTACAACAAAGCTACAATATCTGAGATTGATCGTACAATGAAAAAACATGCGGATAACCTTCTTCATGCTTTGGAGAGTATCAGTGCACGCTTGACACAGCTGGAAAGTAGAACTCGCCATCTTGAGGTATCAGTAGATGAGTTGAAGGTCTCAGTTGGGAATCATCATGGCACCACTGATGGAAGGCTGAGACAGCTGGAAATTATTCTACGAGAG ATAAGCACTGGTGTGCAGGTGCTGAGAGACAAACAGGAAATTGCAGAAGCGCAGTCACAGCTTGCAAAGCTGCAACTGCCGAAGTCTGAATCTCAGGCACCTGAAACTCCGAAATCTTCTCATTCAGAAGTTGTTCAGCAGCCATCTGTGGCCCCTCCTGCTCCGCAAGTTCTTCAAGCACCAGCACAGCCACTCCTCCCTGCACTTCCTCCACCGCCAAATGCTCCCCCTCCACCTCTCCCACAACCACCTCCACTTCTCCCACAACCACTTCCACCTCCTAGTCAACCTGCTCCATCCCAGGTACCACCAATCCAGCCTCCTTTCTacccaccaccgccaccaccacctcctcctgcTCCTCCAGCTGAGCCACCACACTCACAGTATCAGCTGCCACCTCAACCACAAGAGCTTCCACAACAGCAGTATCAATTACCACCTCAGCAACCAGGCCTGCCTCCACAGCACTATCAAATGCCACCTCAGATGATGCCAACACCTCCTCCTAGTGGAAACCCTCAATATCCTCAGCAACCGCCACACCAACCTAGCCCCCCATCTTTAGGTCCTCCACCTCCACCCCCACCACAGCATCCAGAGGAAACAGTGCCTTACATGCCTCCCCCATCATACCCTCCTGCTTCTCGTCAACAAACTGTGATGCCTCCACCACCCGCTGTTCCACCTAGTTCTCAACCCTTCTATGGCCCCTCTCACATGTATGAGCCACCTCCCACGCGGACCAGTTCAGGGCAGATGCCATATCCGTCTGGCTATGGCCCTCCTGCTGGCCCTAACTTGAGTGACTCGTACGGTTATTCAGGCTCTCCCTCTCGCTATGATGGCCCTCCAATGAAGCCATCACATCCTCCATCTGCTCCAAGTGGTGGTAGTGGTTACCCACGTCTGCCAACTGCCCAAGTCCTGCCTCATGCACTTCCAACTGCTTCTAGTGTTGGGAGCAGCCCAAGTTCGGGCCCAGGAAACCGTGTTCCCATTGATGATGTGGTTGATAGGGTTACAGCTATGGGATTCTCCAGAGACCAAGTCCGTGCCACAGTTAGGAAGCTGACAGAGAATGGTCAGTCAGTCGACCTGAATGTGGTACTTGATAAATTGATGAATGATGGAGAGATCCAACCACAAAGAGGTTGGTTTGGCCGATAA
- the LOC116247744 gene encoding pentatricopeptide repeat-containing protein At4g18975, chloroplastic isoform X1: protein MHSLQQVYALFSPIAHVPLLNHSRFPEAAASPFSLSFLLSFRTRSSLISSDQVLCYPQINRAETEGFPSNGGRKAAPLAYAVQKNIKEKSSRKEHHLWKRRETAGSGQKALNLVSIVTKLSNEKETVYGALDKWVAWETEFPLVAAAKALGILRKRNQWLRIIQVTKWMLSKGLVLTMGTYDTLLLAFDMDGRIDEAETVWRMILETHTRSVPRRLFSRMMSLYDHHHMPEKLLEVFADMEELGVKPDQDTVRRIARAFHKLGQEDKRKQVIQRYGLKWKYIHFNGERVRIKIAEEDG, encoded by the exons ATGCACTCGCTGCAGCAAGTTTACGCCCTCTTCAGCCCAATTGCTCACGTCCCTCTTCTAAACCATAGTCGATTCCCTGAAGCAGCTGcttctcccttctccctctcatTTCTTCTCTCCTTTCGCACGCGTTCTTCCTTAATCTCCTCAGATCAG GTCCTCTGCTACCCGCAGATCAATCGAGCAGAGACTGAAGGATTTCCAAGTAATGGCGGAAGGAAAGCTGCCCCACTTGCTTATGCCGTTCAGAA GAACATAAAGGAGAAGAGTTCCAGAAAGGAGCATCACCTTTGGAAGAGGAGAGAGACAGCTGGATCTGGGCAAAAGGCATTAAACCTTGTATCAATT GTAACCAAACTTTCAAATGAGAAAGAGACAGTATATGGTGCATTGGATAAGTGGGTGGCATGGGAAACAGAATTTCCTTTGGTTGCAGCAGCTAAAGCTCTTGGAATATTGCGGAAGAGGAACCAGTGGCTGCGAATAATTCAG GTTACTAAATGGATGCTAAGCAAAGGCCTAGTGTTGACAATGGGAACATATGACACACTTCTGTTGGCTTTTGACATGGACGGGAGAATTGATGAAGCAGAAACTGTTTGGAGGATGATCTTGGAAACTCATACACGTTCTGTTCCTAGACGATTGTTTTCTCGAATGATGTCCTTGTATGATCATCATCATATGCCAGAGAAGCTTTTAGAG GTATTTGCGGACATGGAAGAGCTGGGGGTGAAACCAGATCAAGACACTGTTAGAAGAATCGCTCGTGCATTTCACAAGCTTGGCcaagaagacaaaagaaaacagGTGATACAGCGATATGGTCTCAAGTGGAAGTACATCCATTTCAATGGGGAGCGAGTTAGAATAAAAATTGCAGAAGAAGATGGCTAG
- the LOC116247744 gene encoding pentatricopeptide repeat-containing protein At4g18975, chloroplastic isoform X2 yields the protein MHSLQQVYALFSPIAHVPLLNHSRFPEAAASPFSLSFLLSFRTRSSLISSDQINRAETEGFPSNGGRKAAPLAYAVQKNIKEKSSRKEHHLWKRRETAGSGQKALNLVSIVTKLSNEKETVYGALDKWVAWETEFPLVAAAKALGILRKRNQWLRIIQVTKWMLSKGLVLTMGTYDTLLLAFDMDGRIDEAETVWRMILETHTRSVPRRLFSRMMSLYDHHHMPEKLLEVFADMEELGVKPDQDTVRRIARAFHKLGQEDKRKQVIQRYGLKWKYIHFNGERVRIKIAEEDG from the exons ATGCACTCGCTGCAGCAAGTTTACGCCCTCTTCAGCCCAATTGCTCACGTCCCTCTTCTAAACCATAGTCGATTCCCTGAAGCAGCTGcttctcccttctccctctcatTTCTTCTCTCCTTTCGCACGCGTTCTTCCTTAATCTCCTCAGATCAG ATCAATCGAGCAGAGACTGAAGGATTTCCAAGTAATGGCGGAAGGAAAGCTGCCCCACTTGCTTATGCCGTTCAGAA GAACATAAAGGAGAAGAGTTCCAGAAAGGAGCATCACCTTTGGAAGAGGAGAGAGACAGCTGGATCTGGGCAAAAGGCATTAAACCTTGTATCAATT GTAACCAAACTTTCAAATGAGAAAGAGACAGTATATGGTGCATTGGATAAGTGGGTGGCATGGGAAACAGAATTTCCTTTGGTTGCAGCAGCTAAAGCTCTTGGAATATTGCGGAAGAGGAACCAGTGGCTGCGAATAATTCAG GTTACTAAATGGATGCTAAGCAAAGGCCTAGTGTTGACAATGGGAACATATGACACACTTCTGTTGGCTTTTGACATGGACGGGAGAATTGATGAAGCAGAAACTGTTTGGAGGATGATCTTGGAAACTCATACACGTTCTGTTCCTAGACGATTGTTTTCTCGAATGATGTCCTTGTATGATCATCATCATATGCCAGAGAAGCTTTTAGAG GTATTTGCGGACATGGAAGAGCTGGGGGTGAAACCAGATCAAGACACTGTTAGAAGAATCGCTCGTGCATTTCACAAGCTTGGCcaagaagacaaaagaaaacagGTGATACAGCGATATGGTCTCAAGTGGAAGTACATCCATTTCAATGGGGAGCGAGTTAGAATAAAAATTGCAGAAGAAGATGGCTAG
- the LOC116247743 gene encoding fe(2+) transport protein 1-like — MASRFTSASAAELLLVAIAGLLLSAIPAAAVAPTGPCAGRSGGCHDSDAALRLKVIAIFAILVASMIGVCLPLVTRSLPMLHPDGKIFAVVKAFSSGVILATGYMHVLPDSFDDLTSPCLPETPWHKFPFTTFVAMLSAIFTLMVDSFATSIHGKVKPADRAGDVVVVVADAESAGLVAAGVDKDGKDRKLLRHRVVAQVLELGIIVHSVIIGLSLGASDNPCTIRPLVAALCFHQLFEGMGLGGCILQAEYKLGTKAVMAFFFAFTTPFGVALGIGLSNVYSENSPTALIVQGLLNGCSAGLLNYMALVDLLAADFLGPKLQSNMKLQFQAYMAVLLGAGFMSLMAKWA; from the exons ATGGCTTCTAGGTTTACTTCGGCTTCGGCGGCGGAACTGCTCTTGGTGGCGATCGCCGGACTCTTGCTCTCGGCCATTCCGGCCGCTGCCGTCGCGCCGACAGGACCCTGCGCCGGCCGATCAGGCGGCTGCCACGATTCCGATGCCGCGTTGCGGTTGAAAGTCATTGCCATCTTTGCCATCCTGGTGGCCAGTATGATCGGGGTGTGCTTGCCGCTCGTCACCCGCTCCCTGCCGATGCTCCACCCCGACGGGAAGATCTTCGCGGTCGTGAAGGCGTTCTCCAGCGGCGTGATCCTCGCGACCGGGTACATGCATGTCCTTCCCGACTCGTTCGATGACCTGACGTCGCCGTGCCTGCCGGAAACCCCGTGGCACAAGTTCCCGTTCACCACCTTCGTCGCCATGCTGTCGGCCATCTTCACCCTCATGGTCGACTCTTTCGCGACCAGCATCCATGGGAAGGTGAAGCCGGCAGACAGGGCTGGcgatgtggtggtggtggtggccgaTGCCGAATCGGCGGGGCTCGTGGCCGCTGGGGTGGACAAAGATGGGAAGGATCGGAAGCTCCTCCGCCACCGGGTCGTCGCTCAG GTGCTGGAACTTGGGATCATTGTGCACTCTGTAATAATAGGCCTCTCGCTGGGTGCTTCAGATAACCCCTGCACCATCAGGCCGCTGGTCGCTGCCCTCTGTTTCCACCAACTCTTCGAAGGCATGGGCCTCGGCGGCTGCATCCTCCAG GCCGAGTACAAACTGGGGACCAAAGCCGTCATGGCGTTCTTCTTCGCCTTCACCACTCCGTTTGGGGTGGCCCTGGGGATTGGCCTGTCCAATGTCTACAGCGAAAACAGCCCCACTGCCCTCATTGTGCAGGGCCTTCTGAATGGCTGTTCGGCGGGGCTGCTGAATTACATGGCGCTCGTCGACCTTCTGGCAGCAGATTTCTTGGGTCCCAAGTTGCAGAGCAACATGAAGCTTCAGTTTCAGGCGTACATGGCGGTGCTCTTGGGTGCTGGGTTCATGTCCTTGATGGCTAAGTGGGCATGA
- the LOC116247745 gene encoding eukaryotic translation initiation factor 6-2, whose amino-acid sequence MATRLQFENSCEVGVFSKLTNAYCLVAIGGSENFYSTFEAELADVIPVTKTSIAGTRIIGRLCAGNKNGLLLPHTTTDQELHHLRNSLPDQVVVQRIEEKLSALGNCIACNDHVALIHPDLDRETEELVADVLGVEVFRQTIAGNILVGSYCVFSNRGGLVHPHTSIEDLEELSTLLQVPLVAGTVNRGCDVVASGMTVNDWTAFCGSDTTATELSVVESVFKLREAQPSAIVNEMRKSLIDHFV is encoded by the exons ATGGCTACCC GACTCCAGTTTGAAAATTCCTGTGAAGTTGGGGTATTTTCAAAGTTAACAAATGCATATTGCTTAGTTGCTATTGGTGGATCTGAAAACTTTTACAG CACTTTTGAAGCAGAACTTGCCGATGTCATTCCTGTCACCAAAACATCAATTGCAGGAACTAGAATCATTGGTCGACTTTGTGCTG gaAATAAGAATGGACTGCTTCTGCCTCATACTACCACTGATCAAG AACTTCATCACTTGCGGAACAGTTTGCCTGATCAAGTGGTAGTTCAGCGCATTGAAGAAAAGCTATCTGCCTTGGGAAATTGCATAGCCTGCAATGACCATGTTGCTCTTATTCATCCTGATCTGGATCGG GAAACAGAAGAATTGGTTGCAGATGTCCTTGGAGTTGAAGTGTTCAGGCAGACCATTGCTGGAAATATTCTCGTGGGGAGTTACTGCGTCTTCTCTAACAGGGGTGGTTTG GTCCATCCTCATACGTCTATTGAAGACCTTGAGGAGCTGTCAACACTTCTTCAGGTGCCCCTAGTAGCAGGGACTGTGAACAGGGGTTGTGACGTTGTTGCTTCAGGTATGACGGTTAATGACTGGACTGCCTTCTGTGGTTCAGACACAACTGCGACCGAGCTCTCTGTGGTTGAAAGCGTATTCAAATTGAGGGAAGCACAGCCAAGCGCCATTGTGAATGAGATGAGGAAATCTCTTATTGACCATTTTGTCTAA